The Salvia splendens isolate huo1 unplaced genomic scaffold, SspV2 ctg706, whole genome shotgun sequence nucleotide sequence TTTAAATGGTCACACTTGTTTGCCAATATGAACTCTATAAACATCAAAGAGCAGTCTATAGGGAGAGTGAGGTGAAAACTATGCTCAAGGCAATGTATACATCCTACCATGGCCTTTGCCTGCATTACTTGTTAATTTAGAATGGGTACTAGAAAACACGCACTATAATGCCCTATTTTTAAGTGCAATCACCTGACAATGTCTCTTCCGTAATCTACAATGGCCTTCTCAAGTTCTTGCTCGCTCAAGCTAAGACGTCTCACTTTATCAGGGTCAACCCTCAGCCAGTCCTGCATTCCCCCCTTCCCCTTTCCAGCATGAATAGCAATCAACTGCCGATATTCTGGGGCTTCATTTTGCTGTTCCTGAGtatcctcttcatcatcttGATCGTCCTCCCCATCTTCATCATCCTACAAGAAAAGGTATGGCCTACTCAGAAATATACAGGACGGACCTTACTCAGTCTTGAGAGATAGATAAGTTTATAAGTACCTTGTCATTTTTAGCATAGTTTGGCTCACTTCCCCATGCTTCTTcatccttttccttttttaaaccACCCTCCTGTACTTTAACATCCTTGGCTTTTAAGTACTCTTTTGGTGGTTTGGTCGATATAATAACCCTTTTCTTCAGAAATTCTGGGGAAGGGAAATCTTTCAAGCATTCTGAACCAGGGGCAAACAGGATGTCGCCAAAAGTTTCATTGATCATCTAGATTCAGTAAGAGGAGAAGTGATTACACACAGAAAAATTACTGTACTTAATTTCCCATAAAGCTCCACACACATACCTCAGCCACTTTAGCCTGAAGATCTGGAGTAAGATGATCTTCTAATGTTATTACAAGAGGATATTCAGACGCAACAAACGCATTTTCCTTGATCGACCTCAAACATTTGATGAGCTCAACAGGAGTGGTTAGCGTCCTTAACAAGTACAAAAAAAggaagtataagtgtataacaaggTGATAACAATACATATCACTCAGATAACAAAAAGATAACAATACATTACAGCTTTTTCAGCACATATAATAACCCTCTAGAGAATGAACGGAAATGAACTATCTGTATCCCCCTTTTCATGGAATTCTACAATTTTCcaaatgagaaataatatacTGGAAATGGATATACTTGCTACAGCAGTTTGAAGAAAACTTTGCAGATAATACTGACAGTTACATAGCATCTGTTTACATCCAAATTATGTTAGTTATGCAGTCTGAACCATTAGAACATTTCAATAAAAGTTGCAAAAGTACAGAGTACAACAATATCCTATTTTCCTTTCCATCTTTACAGAAACAAAGCTTATGTTTCGTATTTATTCTCAGcatttttgtatatatgtttCACTGGTTGATACAGTGCAATTCAACTGAAATATTCATAAGATTTCTAAACCATGCGATCAGCATGGAATTCATGTTAAAAGGTGTAAATGCCCTCTATCATTTCAAACGAGATAAAACTTCAATCAGTTAAGCCATTTTTTGAACTAAAAACCTCAATCAATGGGCTTGTTTTTTTCATGTATGTAAATGATTAGTACATTTTGAATTAAGCTTATTTACAGAGTTCTATACAATAATAGGAAAACCTAAACGAGATGTGTAAGTAATGCATACCTTCCATGAAGAACATTGACATTATCACCAGCAGAATTTGGCCATATGTCCAATTCAATAACTCTGACGCCTCTATGCAATGCATTTATGATGGGAACATCACTACAATCACTACTTAGTTGATTCCCCGTCAAATAGGAATTATGGCCCGTGTATATAAAATAATGAGAAAGAGGACCAGTCATATCATGG carries:
- the LOC121791039 gene encoding phosphoinositide phospholipase C 2-like; the protein is PCFLTILPFFQVHHDMTGPLSHYFIYTGHNSYLTGNQLSSDCSDVPIINALHRGVRVIELDIWPNSAGDNVNVLHGRTLTTPVELIKCLRSIKENAFVASEYPLVITLEDHLTPDLQAKVAEMINETFGDILFAPGSECLKDFPSPEFLKKRVIISTKPPKEYLKAKDVKVQEGGLKKEKDEEAWGSEPNYAKNDKDDEDGEDDQDDEEDTQEQQNEAPEYRQLIAIHAGKGKGGMQDWLRVDPDKVRRLSLSEQELEKAIVDYGRDIVRFTQRNLLRVYPKGIRFDSSNYNPLIAWSHGAQMVAFNMQGYGRSLWVMHGMFRANGGCGYVKKPDILLKPNAYGEVFDPNASLPVKTTLRVTVYMGEGWYYDFRHTHFDTYSPPDFYARVGIAGVPADTIMKKTKTLEDNWIPNWDEVFEFPLRVPELALLRIEVHEYDMSEKDDFAGQTCLPVTELCKGIRAVPLHNRKGVKYNSVKLLMRFEFV